One Bacillota bacterium genomic window, GTTTCACAACCATGTTGCAGAAACCCAGTACGGCGTTGGTGGGAGTGCCGTCCGCCCGGGTGAGAGTCGGCGGCAGAGCGTGGTATGCCCTGTGGGCGAGACTGTGCCCGTCCAGCACGAGGATCTTGCGACGCTTCTCGAAGGCCACTTCGATGGTTCCTCCCCTCTCAGTTCCAGCTTATTCTTCCACGGCCCTACCCCGAATACCTGCACCAGTATCTCTCCCCACAACTTACTTGAAGGTCTGGCCACACGTATGGTGAAACAAGCCATACAGGCCGCACACTCGCAGGAAGGGAGTTTTGGCTCATGATTCGGAGGATGAAGCTGCTCGCCCTCACAGCGCTGGCCATGATAGTCATCGCCAGCCCGCGCGCAGCGGGCGCCCCCTCGCTCGTTGACATAGATGGACACTGGGCAGAGGGGGCCATCAAGTCCCTGGTAAACATGGGGGTAGTCGAAGGCTACCCAGACAAGACCTACCGGCCCGAAAGCCCTGTCACCCGGGCGGAGTTTGCCAAAATCGTCTCTCGGGCATTTGGCTTCGCGCCCTCGATGGACACTGGGTTCCGCGACATGGATGGGCATTGGGCAGAGCCGTTCGTGTCCGCGCTCGACAGTGCCAAAGTGGTCACGGGCTACCCGGACGGCACCTTCCAGCCCTCTCGGAACATATCCAGGGCCGAGATGGTGACCATGCTCGCCCGCGTCGCTCAGCTGGGCGAAATCGGCGCAGCTGACGCGGCCACATGGGTCCCGAGCTTCCGGGACGTCGGAGTGGACCACTGGGCATTCAGATACGTGGAGATCGCGCGGAGGCTCGATATCATCCCGCTCCATTTCGGCCTGGTGTTCCAGCCTGAACAGGCCACCACCAGGGCTGAGACTGCCTACATGGTCAAAACCCTGTCCGACGCTCAGTTCGCCCGGGGAACGGTAACCCAGATCAGTTCGACCACGCAGGCCGTGACAATCAAGAACGCCGCCGGCGACACCCAGGTGATTCAGGTGGACCCGGACACTGTGATCTACCGAAACGGCACTGCCACGACCCTCGGGTCCATCAAGAAGAACGACACCGTCTTCGTGGTCGGCACAAGCTACGGCATACCCCGGTTTGTGATGGCCGAGGGGTTGGTGACGAAGGAGGACATCACCAGGAAAGTCAGCAGCCTGACAGGAGGAGTCCTCACTCCTGACCAGATCGACCTGATCTCCCGGGGCAAGTGGGAAGAGGCCAGGGAAGGCATGAGCCCCGCGCTGGTCTCCCGGCTCACAGAGATGGGCCTGACCACGGAGGAAGCCCAGGCGATCCTGGACCAGAACTGGAACCGCCTCCCCGAACTCGGCCGGGAGAGGCTCTCGATGGCACTCGGAGATGAACTCGGCGTCGCGCCTGAGCTGATAGCCGCAGTCATGGATCGCGATTGGGAGTCCGCCAAGACCTATGCCCAGCTCGAAGCGGCACAGATCCTCCTGTCCAGGTTGCTCAAGCTGTAGAGACACTGCGAAAGACGCCCGAGGTTGGCCGAAACTGCGCGGGAAATCTGTGTTGCCAGGCCGGTCGGTTTGTGGCCGGCCTTTCCCGTGCCCTACGGCCGGGCTCATCCAGTGCACGGCGGAACAACTCTGACGCCAGAAACGTCTGAAGCTATGAACACATGCTGGGCGATACAGGAGGGACAATTCCATGCCATCTTCCCGTGCTAAGATAATGCTGACGCTAGTGTGCGCGGCCGCCCTCGTGGCGGCGCTCGCGCTCGCGGTCCGTCCATTGCCGGCACAGTCGGCGGAAGGAGACGATGGAGCGGTGGAGTTGACGATCTATAATTCCGACCTTGCACTCGTTCGCGAGAGGCGAGCTCTGGAGATCCCCGCCGGGACAAGCACGGTGCTGTTCCGCGATATCTCCGCCCGGATCAACCCCGCGAC contains:
- a CDS encoding S-layer homology domain-containing protein, with translation MIRRMKLLALTALAMIVIASPRAAGAPSLVDIDGHWAEGAIKSLVNMGVVEGYPDKTYRPESPVTRAEFAKIVSRAFGFAPSMDTGFRDMDGHWAEPFVSALDSAKVVTGYPDGTFQPSRNISRAEMVTMLARVAQLGEIGAADAATWVPSFRDVGVDHWAFRYVEIARRLDIIPLHFGLVFQPEQATTRAETAYMVKTLSDAQFARGTVTQISSTTQAVTIKNAAGDTQVIQVDPDTVIYRNGTATTLGSIKKNDTVFVVGTSYGIPRFVMAEGLVTKEDITRKVSSLTGGVLTPDQIDLISRGKWEEAREGMSPALVSRLTEMGLTTEEAQAILDQNWNRLPELGRERLSMALGDELGVAPELIAAVMDRDWESAKTYAQLEAAQILLSRLLKL